The Neodiprion lecontei isolate iyNeoLeco1 chromosome 2, iyNeoLeco1.1, whole genome shotgun sequence genome segment GTCATGTCCGTTTTCATTGCCACAAATCCGACAAGTCTTCCCTGGACTCGTTAACCTTGTTTTATTTAACGTAGAGTTTGTTGACAGCTGTCGGAATAAGTCGGGGCGCAATTATTGCACGatgagaatttgaaaactttatcTAATCTCTGTCTTGCTGTTGATGTATATCTCTCCTGGGTGCAATCGGGTAGAGGACTAAGTAGTGCGCGTAGCCTTCCTTCCGTATATCCTTGAGAACCTCAAATTTGTGAAGGATGACAATGGGCGATGAGACCCCAGTTACATCACTCGTCCTTCCCGTAATATTACGTCCGATATTATCGAAGGTATTTACTGTgacctttttatttttgccttTCAAGGGTCAACCTGTTAACCTCTAAATCCTATAATAACACGTTAATCATTCTCGCCACAATTGCGTCTGGATATACCTGCAAAGACTAtctattttgcaatttctaatCAAGGGATTCCAAAGTGATCGCATTACTTTTTTACGTACAGCTGGAACGGCAAAATGTAAGCGCTGCACAGACTTTACGTGCGGCTCTCTCAAAGGCAGAGAGTTCACACCCTGGAATTACGCATGATCTCGTCTTGGGGATTGTGCGCCGAGCTGATCTCAACCTCAATATGAATGAAAGCATTCTACGACTACAAGGGGTTGCTTCTGACATTGATGGTGTGTGAATAAACACAGTAAATTTATAACTTCGCCATGACACATCCATATATTCTTAATTATacacaataatataaattgttttcagtAGTTGAGTATCGCTTAGCTCGGTCAGAGGATGCCTTCCAAGAATTAAACCGGAAGTCTGCTTCgctgaagaaaattttgagtaGGATCCCTGATGAAATAACTGATCGGAAAACATTTCTCGAAACGATTAAGTGAGTGATCTCCAGGTACATTAACTggaaattattcaagaaatatgTGCTTAGTTGCTCAATCGTTTCTGTGCAGAGAGATTGCTAGTGCAATCAAGAAGCTCCTGGATGCTGTAAATGAGGTTGCTGGGTTCATACCAGGATCAGCAGGAAAGCAGGCTTTGGAACAGCGCAAACGAGAGTTTGTAAAGTACAGTAAAAGATTCAGCAACACATTAAAAGAATATTTCAAGGAAGGGCAgtaagtgtttttttttttactaatcaAGTCGTGGAATGAGCAATATTTACCATCTTTACCTGCAGTTTTCGACATTCTTTTCAGAGCAAACGCAGTGTTTGTGAGTGCGCTCTACTTGATTCATCAGACGAATATGATAATGGTTACAGTCAAGAATAAGTGCGAATGAATTAGTGCAAAGAAGAATGGCAGATTTTCTTGGGAAAAATGTTATTGATTAATGTAATACTGAGATAAGCAGAAAATCGATGGGGCAAAGCAGTTTCTTGCAAACTCGCGACTAATGTTACGTAGTGCCCAACTGCACCGTGTTGTTGACTAATCAAATATTGTATACACCCACCTATGTTACCTGTCTGAATTACTGTCCCATTCCCCTTTATCatagatttaaataaaaataaactagtTTAACAGGGTGAAATTGTCTATTTGCTTGGCCACATTTACCAAGTTTAAAACAGTTTATTGATAACATATTTCTTGCAATTCATTTCCATCTTGTTCCATTTACGCTTGTTTGCTATCCGATAAAACTCTGACAATACTtccaacacctccaacgttgTAAACTTTTTCATGCCAG includes the following:
- the LOC107222234 gene encoding programmed cell death protein 10 isoform X2, which gives rise to MTMGDETPVTSLVLPVILRPILSKLERQNVSAAQTLRAALSKAESSHPGITHDLVLGIVRRADLNLNMNESILRLQGVASDIDVEYRLARSEDAFQELNRKSASLKKILSRIPDEITDRKTFLETIKEIASAIKKLLDAVNEVAGFIPGSAGKQALEQRKREFVKYSKRFSNTLKEYFKEGHFRHSFQSKRSVCECALLDSSDEYDNGYSQE
- the LOC107222234 gene encoding programmed cell death protein 10 isoform X1 translates to MTMGDETPVTSLVLPVILRPILSKLERQNVSAAQTLRAALSKAESSHPGITHDLVLGIVRRADLNLNMNESILRLQGVASDIDVVEYRLARSEDAFQELNRKSASLKKILSRIPDEITDRKTFLETIKEIASAIKKLLDAVNEVAGFIPGSAGKQALEQRKREFVKYSKRFSNTLKEYFKEGHFRHSFQSKRSVCECALLDSSDEYDNGYSQE
- the LOC107222234 gene encoding programmed cell death protein 10 isoform X4, giving the protein MTMGDETPVTSLVLPVILRPILSKLERQNVSAAQTLRAALSKAESSHPGITHDLVLGIVRRADLNLNMNESILRLQGVASDIDVEYRLARSEDAFQELNRKSASLKKILSRIPDEITDRKTFLETIKEIASAIKKLLDAVNEVAGFIPGSAGKQALEQRKREFVKYSKRFSNTLKEYFKEGQANAVFVSALYLIHQTNMIMVTVKNKCE
- the LOC107222234 gene encoding programmed cell death protein 10 isoform X3, yielding MTMGDETPVTSLVLPVILRPILSKLERQNVSAAQTLRAALSKAESSHPGITHDLVLGIVRRADLNLNMNESILRLQGVASDIDVVEYRLARSEDAFQELNRKSASLKKILSRIPDEITDRKTFLETIKEIASAIKKLLDAVNEVAGFIPGSAGKQALEQRKREFVKYSKRFSNTLKEYFKEGQANAVFVSALYLIHQTNMIMVTVKNKCE